Proteins encoded by one window of Arachis ipaensis cultivar K30076 chromosome B04, Araip1.1, whole genome shotgun sequence:
- the LOC107638586 gene encoding rust resistance kinase Lr10-like: MMTKNKKKLGKGGFGFVHKGKLRSESFVAIKMLYTSKSDGQDFISEITTIERIYHINVVRLVGFCVEGSKRALGCDFMLNGFLETYIFSKEENIFLSYEKIYEISLGIARGISYLHEGCDMQILHFDIKPHNILLDENFFPKISDFGLAKLYPRDNSIVSLTDRRGTIGYTAPELFYNNIGGVSYKADVYSFRMLLMKMANRRKNLNPHAENSSSAFFPTWIYNQFSNNEDIELDNITDNEKNIYKKMIIVVLRCIQLKLCDRPSIKQVVEMLEGKAEDLTMPPKPSLYPGDE, encoded by the coding sequence atgatgacaaaaaataaaaaaaaattaggtaAAGGTGGTTTTGGTTTTGTACACAAAGGGAAGTTACGCAGTGAATCTTTTGTAGCAATAAAGATGTTATATACATCTAAATCTGATGGAcaagatttcattagtgaaataaCAACCATTGAAAGAATTTACCATATAAATGTGGTGAGACTGGTTGGATTTTGTGTCGAAGGATCAAAGCGTGCTCTAGGGTGTGATTTCATGCTTAATGGTTTCCTTGAAACATATATTTTCTCTAAAGAAGAAAACATTTTTTTAAGTTATGAGAAAATATATGAGATATCATTGGGAATTGCTAGAGGTATTTCTTATCTTCATGAAGGGTGTGATATGCAAATTTTGCACTTTGACATTAAACCACATAATATTCTTCTAGATGaaaatttttttccaaaaatttctGATTTTGGATTAGCAAAATTATATCCTAGAGATAATAGTATTGTCAGTTTGACCGATAGAAGAGGGACAATTGGATACACTGCACCCGAATTATTTTACAACAACATCGGGGGAGTCTCGTACAAGGCTGATGTATATAGTTTTAGAATGTTGTTAATGAAAATGGCAAATAGAAGGAAGAATTTGAATCCGCATGCAGAGAATTCAAGCAGCGCATTCTTTCCTACCTGGATTTATAATCAATTCAGCAACAACGAAGATATAGAATTGGACAATATCACAGATAATGAGAAGAACATATATAAGAAGATGATAATTGTTGTACTACGATGTATCCAGCTAAAACTCTGTGATCGTCCTTCAATAAAACAAGTTGTGGAGATGCTTGAAGGAAAAGCAGAAGACCTAACAATGCCTCCAAAGCCTTCCTTGTATCCAGGCGACGAATAA